The Pirellulales bacterium genomic sequence ACCGCCGAGTTGGCCGCGCTTCCCAGCCCACAACGGGTGTACGCCGTCCAATCGCACGCACCACGTCCCATTCATCTGCTCGCTCGCGGCAACGTCGATTCCCCCGGCGCTGAAGTCGGTCCCGGTGCGCTGGCCTGCCTGCCTCAGCTTGAAAGCGTTTTTCCCGCCTCTACGGGCGACGACGAGAAAGCGCGCCGCCACCAACTCGCCCACTGGCTCACACATCGCGACAACGTGCTCACTTGGCGGTCGATCGTCAATCGTGTCTGGCACTACCACTTTGGCCGTGGACTGGTCGAAACCCCCAGTGACTTCGGCCGCAACGGCGCCGAACCCACTCACCCCGAACTGCTCGATTGGCTCGCCGTCGAGTTTCGCGACGGGGGACAATCGCTCAAGTCGCTGCACCGCCTCATTGTCACCAGCGCCGCCTGGCGGCAGACCGTGCGGCACGACGACTTCGCCGCCGCCCGAGATGCCGGCAACCAGAGCCTCTGGCGCATGAATCGCCGCCGCCTGGAGGCCGAGGAAATCCGCGACTCGATCCTGGCAACCAGCGGCAAACTCGATCTAACCATAGGTGGACCCGGTTTCGAACTGTTCCATTTCAAAGACGACCACAGCCCGCGTTACGACCCCGCGTCGTTCGATTCGCCTGCGGTGTGGCGTCGCTCGATCTACCGTTTCATCACCCGCAGCGTCCCGAATCCGTGGCTGGAGTCGCTCGACTGCCCCGATCCCTCAGTCGCCGCGCCCGTGCGGACAACCACCATCACCGCCCTTCAAGCGCTCGCCACCTTGAACGACGAATTCGTTATTCGCCAATCACATCACATGGCCGATCGACTGACTCGCGAACATGCCGATCTCGACGCGCGCCTCGACCATGCCATGCTCCTCTGCCTGGCGCGAAAACCAACTGGCGCCGAGCGCGCCCAACTGGCGGCACACGCGTCGCAACACGGGCTTGCCAGCGTCTGCCGATTGCTCTGGAACACCAACGAATTTGTCTTTATCGACTGACGCGCCATGCAAACTACGCTTTCGAGACGCGCGTTTCTCCAGCACGCGGGGGCCGGCTTTGGCGGCCTAGCCCTGTCGTCTTTGTTGACGCAAGAAGGCGCCGTCGCCGCCGACCAACCTGCCGCCACCCCACAGCGCGCCGTTCTCAATGGCGGTCTGCACCATCCCGCCAAGGCCCAGCGCGTGGTGCAACTCTTCATGTCGGGCGCCGCCAGTCAGTGCGACACCTTCGACTACAAGCCGCTGCTCATCGAACGCCACGGACAACCCTTCAATCCCGGCGGCAAGATCGAACTGTTCCAAAGTGAGCCGGGCGCCGTCATGGCCAGCCCCTGGGCCTGGAACCAATATGGGGCCTGCGGAAAATGGATGAGCGACCTTGTGCCGCACTTGGCCACCTGCGTCGACGAACTGACCTTCTTGCCGTCGATGCAAAGCAAGAGCGCGGTCCACGGTCCCGCCACCTTCATGCAATCCACTGGCTTCGTCCTGCCAGGATTCCCCAGCATCGGTAGCTGGGTGAGCTACGGGCTTGGCAGCCTGAACGACAATTTGCCCACATTCGTCGCGCTGCCCGACTCGCGCGGCTTCGCTCCTAATGGCCCCGCCAATTGGGGCGCCGGCTTCTTGCCCGCCGCGCAGCAAGGCACGATGATCCGCACGGGCGCCGAGAACCCCATCTTCAACCTGTTTCCGCCCGAAGATTCGACCATCACCCCCGCCGGCGAAACCGACAGTCGCGCCTTGCTGGCCCGCCTGAACGCCGCGCACCTCGCCAACCGGCCTGGCGACACGCGCCTCGAAGCCCGCATCGCTTCCTACGAATTGGCGGCCCGCTTGCAACTCAGCGCGCCCGACGTGCTCGACCTCAAGGGCGAAACCGCCGCAACGCTCAAGCTCTACGGCGTCGACCAATCGGAGACACAAGATTTTGGCCGCAATTGCCTCATTGCCCGCCGACTGCTCGAGCGCGGCGTGCGCTTTGTGCAGGTATGGAGCGGCGCCGACAATGGCTTCCCGCGCCGCAATTGGGATAGCCACGAAGACCTGGCCCGCGACCATGCCGACATGGCCCGCGGCATGGATCAACCCGCCGCCGCGTTGGTCCACGATCTGCGGGCGCGCGGCATGCTCGACGACACCATCGTGATCTGGACCACCGAGTTTGGCCGCATGCCGTGCAGCCAAGGCAGCAAGGGGCGCGACCACAATCCCGACGCCTTTACCAGTTGGGTGGCCGGCGGCGGCTTCCGCGGCGGCGCAACCTTCGGCGCCAGCGACGAGTGGTCGTTCCGCGCCGTCGAAGAACCGATCTACTGCTACGACCTGCACGCCACCGTGCTACACCTATTGGGCATCGATCACACGCGCCTGACGTTTCGCCATAACGGCGTCGACCGACGCCTGACCGACGTGCATGGCAAAGTCATCCAAGGGATCTTGGCCTGAAATATTGCTACCGCGGCTTCACCGTCACCGCCACCTCGTCGTGATAGCGTGCCGGCGAATGATCGAGCACCCCTAGCTCGTCCGCCAAGGCCCGCAGTCGCGATTCGCTGCCCGGCAAGAGCGCCCCCAGCGGCGGACGCACCGGCCCGCAATCGAGTCCAATCTGCACGCCGTTGAGCCATTTGGTCGAGGCGATCACCGGAAACTTCTCGTAAATTTCCTTCACCCTCGACGCCTCACGCTGCGCGTCCATCGCGCGTCGCAAATCACCAGCTTCAAACGCGCGATACACTTCCACAAACCGTTCCGGCGCCAGACACACGCTGGCGCACACTACGCCGCTGGCCCCCAGAGTCAATGCGGCCAACTCCGTTTCGCCGCGGCCAATAATCACGTTAAAGTCCGGATTCCAACGCAATAGCTGATGCACGTAGTCCACCACGCCGGCCGACTGCTTGATACCGATCACGCTCGGCACGGCGTCCACGATCGCTTGCACCAGCGGCAACGTCAACGGCACGCCGCTGGCGTCGGGCAGGTTGTACAAAAAGATCGGCCGGTCGGTCTCGTCGGCCAGCGCCCGATAATAATCGACGATCTCGCGCTCCCCCTTGCCATAAAAGAACGGCGGTACGCTGCAAATCGCCTCGACCCCCACTTGCTGGCAGTGCCGCGCGGCCTCCACCGCGTCGGCGGTGGTTGTGGCGGCGACATGAAAGATCACCTTGAGACGGCCGCGCGCGTGCTCGCGCGTCAACTCCACCATCCGCAAACGCTCGTGGTTGGTGAGCGTCACACCCTCTCCAGTTCCACCGCAGACCCACAGCCCTTGGCAGCCGGCGGCAGCGTACCAATCGATCAAGCGGGCCAAGGCCTCTTCATGGATGCGGCCGGCCGTGTCAAAGGGAGTGATGATCGGGGGAATGACGCCATGAAACGCGTGCATCAGGCTGGTTCTCCTCGTCGATGGAACGACTCAGTCAATTCAATCAGTCTATCAACCAGCTTAAGTATTCAACAGGCTGCGAGCTTCTGCAGCCGCGATGACAAAATCGCAATGCAATCGGCCATTTTGACGTACTCGGCGTACCGAGGCGCGTGAACAATTTACCCAAGGGTCCTCGCTTATTGATCGCTTGTCCCCAGGCCCCGCCAGGTAGGCGGCAGTGGCGCAATCAGTTCAATCGTTTCCTTTTGCACCGGATGCGACACGACTAATCGCCGCGCGTGCAACGCGATGCCAGCCGCAAACTGGCTCCGCGCGCCGTACTTGCGATCTCCCAAGATCGGATGTCCTCGGCTGGCCAATTGAACGCGAATCTGATGCTTGCGACCCGTCAGCAGTTCAACCTCCAGCCACGCCCCGCGCGGCAGTAGTTCACGCAAGAGGTAGTTCAAACGCGCCTCACGCGCTCCCGACTGACCAGCACGCGCCAACTCGATCCGCTGTCGCTGCTCGTTCTTCACCAGCCAGTCAACGCACTCCCTCTTGGTGGCAGGCGTCCCCTCGACAAGCGCCCAATACTCCTTCGTCACCGCGCGAGTGCGAAACTGCTCCGACAACCGCGCCGCCGCCTTCGAAGTTCGCGCAAACAGAACAACGCCACTGGCCACAGCGTCGAGCCGCATGACTACCCCTAAGTAGACATTGCCCGGTTTTTGATAGCGCTGCTTGAGGTGCGCCTTGGCCGCCTCCCACAAACTTGGCGTGCCGGCGCTCGCTCCCATCGTCGCCAATCCGGCCGGCTTGTTGACCGCCAGCAAATGGTTGTCCTCGTAGAGCACTTCAAGCTGCACGGTCTGGCGCCCCTATCGAACGGCCTGACCGCTGCCCGGCCACATAGGAAAGGGGCGAAATACGACTACGGATTGGCCGCCGTAAGAAAGCCGTAATCGGGATTGCGCGGGTCAAAATCATCCTCGCTCGTCCCCGTGTCGAGCCGAATCTGCCGAAAGGTGTGCTCCTCTTGCAGAGCCGGCGCCCCGCCCACCTTGGCGGGCCAGGCAAACGTTTCCAGCCGAGTGCATAATCCCAGATCGTCGTCAAAGTACAACCGCATCTGATGATAGCGGAAACTGCGCCGCGGACGCGGATGCGAGATCACCACGCACGTCGCCCGTCGATTGTCGATCCGCGCCCCCGCCATATAGTAAACGTCGCACTCGGCGAACTTCGTCTCGTGCATCAAAAGTGTCGACATCGAGTCCGCCAGTCGCCGCAGCCCTAACTCGGCGAACGAGCGGCCCCCCGCCATGGCCGCCGGCGCGGTAGGGGGCACCAAAAGTTGCGGCTGCGCCGCCGAACGATCCCCCCGATGCACCAATAGCTGCCCCGCATTGCGCCCTTCGACAAAGATCACCTCCTGCCCACGCGGCAGCGTCGGCCCCAGGCAATTCACATACAAACTGAAGGGCACTTGCCGCACCTTCAGCATCATGTATTCGTGATCGGCTAGTCGACCGTCGATCCGCTCGCGCTTGGTGTACAGCGCCGTGTAATCGTCGGCCTGCGCCAACCGCTCCGTCGATCGCTCCAGCATCTCGAGCACCGGCCGCAGCGGATGCGCGTCGTCGATCGGCGCAAAGCGGCGGCCCGTCTGCGATGCGTCGCTGGCAAAGCTTACGCTCGGCGCCTCGAACAATGGCGGAAACGCGTACGCGCTGTTCGCCACGTCAAAATCGCGATCCGCGAGCCCCTGGTTCACCCGCAAGTCAAGAAACGTGTATTCTTCCAACGGCACCGGCTTGTCGCCCGGCGTGTTCGGCCAGCCGTACAGTTCGTACCGCACTGGCACGTTCAGTTCCCGATCGATGAACACGCGAACCTCCTTAAACCACTGTCCTTCCTCCTGCTCCTGGTGGCTGGCTACCAGGGCAATGCAAGTTCGCGACTCGATCTTAGCGTCGTCGTAGACCTTCACATCGCACGCGCCCAACCGCATGTCGGCCTCGGCGCCAGAGATGAGTTGCTCCACCAGACTCACCAACCCCGCCGACGTGATCGGGTGCCGATTGTCGCGCATGATCCGCCGCGAATCGGGGTACAGCGACATGGTCCCCATGAAGCGGTACCGATCGGTGTGCGCCATCACCATGCCGTCGTTTTGTCCTTCGACGTAAATCGCCTCTTCAACCAGTTTGCCGGCGCGATTCAACTTGCCCGTGTAGAAACTCAATGGTTCATGCCGCACCTTAAGCGTGAACTGTTCATGCGGGCGGAGCCGTCCGCCGACAAACTCGCGGCGGATCATCCGGCATTCGTAGTCGCGCAGCGCGCGCAACTTGGGCAAACTGGCTTTACCCCAGCGAATCAATGGATCGAGCGAATGTTCCCCTGGCTTGGGATGCAAGTCGCCCGGCGGAGGGCCAATCGGCGGCGGCGTTTCGGCGCCCCAGGCCGTGGGCGCGGCCAACGCCAATATCAAAAACACCATCAACCAACGAATTGGCTGGGACATCAATAAGGGCCTCGACCGAAAAGCGCAGGCGGAAGTAGCGCAACGTCCTGTCGAAGTATAGCCCTGCCTCTGGAGCCAACTGACGTCAATTTCCAGCACAAAATCACCTGTTTTGGGCTGGCGGACCGTACAGGGCTTGCGACCGGCATAGTTTCGCGCGCTGGTCATTGCTGACTAGCTCCGCCGTTTGCTAGCGTTGCAACCAGCTAGTTGGTAGGGTCAATCGCGCCAAGTGTCGTCACCCAGCGCTAAGAACCAACAGGAAGTTACGATGCCGCGCCTTCTTCGGTTCGTCCGCCCGGCAAAGAATCTCCGTCTCCTCTCTGCCCGCAATCGGTGTGCCGCCGCCTTGCTCACGGCCGGTCTGTACAGCGTCGCCTGTCTTTGGCCGGCAGTCTCTAACTACGCAGCCGACATGCCACGCCAGCCCAACATCGTCGTTATCCTGGCCGACGATCTGGGCTACGCCGACACCCTCATCCCACGCGAGCGCGAAATCCCCACGCCGCACATCGATGCGCTCGCCGCCGCGGGCGTCCGATGCACCAACGGCTATGTCTCTGGCCCCTATTGCAGTCCCACCCGCGCTGGCCTGCTCACCGGCCGCTATCAACAGCGCTTCGGTCACGAGTTCAATCCCGGCGGTCGGCGCAACGAAGGCCAGTTCGGCCTCCCCCTCTCAGAAACCACCATCGCCAATCGCCTGCGCGATGCCGGCTATGTCACTGGCCTCGTCGGCAAGTGGCATCTCGGCGAAGCCGAGGCGCATCGTCCACCCCAGCGCGGCTTTGATGAGTTCTTCGGCTTTCTTGCCGGCGCGCACCCCTATGAACCGGGCGAGGGCGCGCCTATCTATCGCGGCAATCAGGTGGTCGAAGAGCGCGAGTACCTGACCGACGCATTGGGCCGTGAAGCCGCCGACTTCGTGCGCCGCCACCACCAGCGGCCGTTCTTCCTGTATCTGGCGTTCAACGCCGTGCATACGCCACTTCAGGCCACCGACGATCGACTGGCCCGCTTCGAGAAGATCGCCGACCCCAAACGCCGCGCCTATGCCGCCATGCTCACCGCCATGGACGAGGCGGTCGGCAAGGTCGTCAACAAACTGCGTACGGCCAACCTCGAAGAAAATACGCTGATCTTCTATTTGAGCGACAACGGCGGACCGGTGATGCGCGGCACCACGGTCAACGGCGCCAGCAACGCCCCCCTACGTGGCTCCAAACGCACCACGCTCGAAGGGGGCATCCGCGTCCCGTTTGTCGCGGCTTGGAAAGGCGTTCTCCCTGCCGGCAAGATTTACGAAATGCCGGTGATCCAGCTCGACATTCTTCCCACGGCGCTCGCCGCGGCCGGCGTCGCGCCCCAGGCCGATTGGCGCCTCGACGGCGTCAACCTATTGCCATATTTCCAAGATCAACAATCAGGCGCCCCGCACGACACCCTCTATTGGCGACTGGGAAAGCAAATGGCCATCCGGCGCGGCGACTGGAAGCTGGTCCGCTACGACACCAGCGCCGAGGCGATCGACGCGCCGCGCCGGGTCACCGACTACAAGCTTTACAATCTGGCCAGCGACATCGGCGAGGCCCACGACTTGGCAGCCAACGAACCCGACACGGTTCAAGAGCTAAAGATCCGCTGGCAGGCCTGGAGCAAAGAGCTGGCGGCGCCCCTCTGGGGCGGCGGCCAAGCGCCCTGATCGCGGCGCGTCACTCCGATTTCGGCTCGCTGATCTCGCGCAGGTAAATCGCCAACCGCGCTTGCAGATCGAGCAGGTTCTGCCACTGACGCAACCCCAGCCGCACCACGTCGGAACCCTCTTCCATCCGCACGCTCGCCAGCAGATCGCGAATCCGCACATGCAGGTACTCGAGCAGTTCCGCCACCTGCGCCGCCTGCGCCGGCGAAAGTCGCGATGGCAACTCGGGGGGCATCATCGTGTGTAGCGTCGACTGCTCCGCGAGCTCATGTCCCCAGTTGATCTCAAAATCGAGCGACGCCCCGCTGTCGGGCTTGCCCACTCGCGAGTCGTCTGCATTAGCGTCGGCCGGGGGCCGCGGCTCAGCGCCGCGCAGGCTGGCCAGGCGCTCGGCGATTTGATCGCGCGAGCCGAACAGCAACACCGAGCGGCCAATGGCCACCACGTCGCCGTAGCGCAAGATCCGCAGGTGCACATCTTCGCCGTTCACCTTGGTGCCGTTTGTGCTCTCCAGGTCGGTGAGCACAAACTGGCTCTGGTCTTCTTGAATCTTCAGATGAAACCGGCTCACCCGCTCGTCATTGAGCTGAACCGAGTTCCCCTCCTCGCGACCAATCGTCACCGAGGTTTGCAAATTCTCGAAGATGCGGCCTCGATCGGCGCCATCGAGCACCTGCAGTGTGACTAGTCCCATCGTCGCGCGGCGTGATTGAGCCTGTGAAGCCAGAAGGCGCGATGCGGCGATCGCCCATAGCCCCAAACGTGAATAATGCGCTTATAGCATCCCGCCGGGTCACGCTCAACTAGCGGCCGCCGCGCATTCGGCCAGCCGCTTGCGAAACACCACCAGGTCGTCGCCGTCGGCGTAAAAATCGCCTACCGTGGCATGCCGCTCATACCCCTGCTTCAGATAAAACCGCCGCGCCGGCTCGTAGTGCGGCAGCGAAGAGGTTTCGATCAACAGCAACCGGCCGCCAGCGCGGCGAATCTCTGCTTCGCAGTGCGCAAGTAGTTCGCTACCCAATCCGCCTGCGTGACGCCGCTTTCGCACGGCAATCCAGTACAGATACCAGGTCCGCTCGGTCATCGCCGCTGGGGCAAAATAGACAAACCCTTCAATCCCGGTCGCGGTTTCCAGCGTGGTCGAGCGATGCCCCGCCGCCCGGTTGGTGGCATGGTAATCGTCCAGCACCTCGCGCAGGGCCGTCAACTCCAGCGGCTTGAACACCCCCACCTCGTCAGCCAGCGCGATCAACGCCTCGGTATCCTCCGCAATCGTGGGTCTGAGCACCTTCGTCTCCCGTTCCAATGGGCCGTCGCATCCGGCAAACGCCTCAAAGTTTACCGCCCGCCTCCCAGGGGCCCAACGCCGATCGAGCTTTTCCCTTGCGTCCCGTTTTCCCGCCGCACAGACTAGGCTCCCATGACAGAAGCGCTGCATCCCGAAGACTTCGAAGCCGGCCCCGATGGGCGCCCCGACTTCATTATCAAGTTGGGACTCATGCTCCCTTGCACCGTCGAGGA encodes the following:
- a CDS encoding FHA domain-containing protein, yielding MGLVTLQVLDGADRGRIFENLQTSVTIGREEGNSVQLNDERVSRFHLKIQEDQSQFVLTDLESTNGTKVNGEDVHLRILRYGDVVAIGRSVLLFGSRDQIAERLASLRGAEPRPPADANADDSRVGKPDSGASLDFEINWGHELAEQSTLHTMMPPELPSRLSPAQAAQVAELLEYLHVRIRDLLASVRMEEGSDVVRLGLRQWQNLLDLQARLAIYLREISEPKSE
- a CDS encoding DUF1571 domain-containing protein; amino-acid sequence: MSQPIRWLMVFLILALAAPTAWGAETPPPIGPPPGDLHPKPGEHSLDPLIRWGKASLPKLRALRDYECRMIRREFVGGRLRPHEQFTLKVRHEPLSFYTGKLNRAGKLVEEAIYVEGQNDGMVMAHTDRYRFMGTMSLYPDSRRIMRDNRHPITSAGLVSLVEQLISGAEADMRLGACDVKVYDDAKIESRTCIALVASHQEQEEGQWFKEVRVFIDRELNVPVRYELYGWPNTPGDKPVPLEEYTFLDLRVNQGLADRDFDVANSAYAFPPLFEAPSVSFASDASQTGRRFAPIDDAHPLRPVLEMLERSTERLAQADDYTALYTKRERIDGRLADHEYMMLKVRQVPFSLYVNCLGPTLPRGQEVIFVEGRNAGQLLVHRGDRSAAQPQLLVPPTAPAAMAGGRSFAELGLRRLADSMSTLLMHETKFAECDVYYMAGARIDNRRATCVVISHPRPRRSFRYHQMRLYFDDDLGLCTRLETFAWPAKVGGAPALQEEHTFRQIRLDTGTSEDDFDPRNPDYGFLTAANP
- a CDS encoding dihydrodipicolinate synthase family protein produces the protein MHAFHGVIPPIITPFDTAGRIHEEALARLIDWYAAAGCQGLWVCGGTGEGVTLTNHERLRMVELTREHARGRLKVIFHVAATTTADAVEAARHCQQVGVEAICSVPPFFYGKGEREIVDYYRALADETDRPIFLYNLPDASGVPLTLPLVQAIVDAVPSVIGIKQSAGVVDYVHQLLRWNPDFNVIIGRGETELAALTLGASGVVCASVCLAPERFVEVYRAFEAGDLRRAMDAQREASRVKEIYEKFPVIASTKWLNGVQIGLDCGPVRPPLGALLPGSESRLRALADELGVLDHSPARYHDEVAVTVKPR
- a CDS encoding RNA pseudouridine synthase, with product MGASAGTPSLWEAAKAHLKQRYQKPGNVYLGVVMRLDAVASGVVLFARTSKAAARLSEQFRTRAVTKEYWALVEGTPATKRECVDWLVKNEQRQRIELARAGQSGAREARLNYLLRELLPRGAWLEVELLTGRKHQIRVQLASRGHPILGDRKYGARSQFAAGIALHARRLVVSHPVQKETIELIAPLPPTWRGLGTSDQ
- a CDS encoding GNAT family N-acetyltransferase, which gives rise to MLRPTIAEDTEALIALADEVGVFKPLELTALREVLDDYHATNRAAGHRSTTLETATGIEGFVYFAPAAMTERTWYLYWIAVRKRRHAGGLGSELLAHCEAEIRRAGGRLLLIETSSLPHYEPARRFYLKQGYERHATVGDFYADGDDLVVFRKRLAECAAAAS
- a CDS encoding DUF1501 domain-containing protein, with product MQTTLSRRAFLQHAGAGFGGLALSSLLTQEGAVAADQPAATPQRAVLNGGLHHPAKAQRVVQLFMSGAASQCDTFDYKPLLIERHGQPFNPGGKIELFQSEPGAVMASPWAWNQYGACGKWMSDLVPHLATCVDELTFLPSMQSKSAVHGPATFMQSTGFVLPGFPSIGSWVSYGLGSLNDNLPTFVALPDSRGFAPNGPANWGAGFLPAAQQGTMIRTGAENPIFNLFPPEDSTITPAGETDSRALLARLNAAHLANRPGDTRLEARIASYELAARLQLSAPDVLDLKGETAATLKLYGVDQSETQDFGRNCLIARRLLERGVRFVQVWSGADNGFPRRNWDSHEDLARDHADMARGMDQPAAALVHDLRARGMLDDTIVIWTTEFGRMPCSQGSKGRDHNPDAFTSWVAGGGFRGGATFGASDEWSFRAVEEPIYCYDLHATVLHLLGIDHTRLTFRHNGVDRRLTDVHGKVIQGILA
- a CDS encoding sulfatase gives rise to the protein MPRLLRFVRPAKNLRLLSARNRCAAALLTAGLYSVACLWPAVSNYAADMPRQPNIVVILADDLGYADTLIPREREIPTPHIDALAAAGVRCTNGYVSGPYCSPTRAGLLTGRYQQRFGHEFNPGGRRNEGQFGLPLSETTIANRLRDAGYVTGLVGKWHLGEAEAHRPPQRGFDEFFGFLAGAHPYEPGEGAPIYRGNQVVEEREYLTDALGREAADFVRRHHQRPFFLYLAFNAVHTPLQATDDRLARFEKIADPKRRAYAAMLTAMDEAVGKVVNKLRTANLEENTLIFYLSDNGGPVMRGTTVNGASNAPLRGSKRTTLEGGIRVPFVAAWKGVLPAGKIYEMPVIQLDILPTALAAAGVAPQADWRLDGVNLLPYFQDQQSGAPHDTLYWRLGKQMAIRRGDWKLVRYDTSAEAIDAPRRVTDYKLYNLASDIGEAHDLAANEPDTVQELKIRWQAWSKELAAPLWGGGQAP